In Brachyspira hampsonii, the following are encoded in one genomic region:
- the mutS gene encoding DNA mismatch repair protein MutS → MQETFFGSEKEENQKLTPMMRQYKEIKDKYNDSILLFRMGDFYEVFFDDAKVVSDILGLTLTKRANVPMAGVPYHAIDNYLSKLVKSGMKIAICDQMEDPKTAKGIVKREVTQVITPGTISENKYLESKSNNYLASIIVSKSEKNAAISICDISTGELYASEINSNLENQNEAVKEIINELTEEIIRFSPKEIMTIESVSESIIIKEIKNKFSNIFYSTTANYTAEYSYAYKTLTNHFKTVSLKSFGIEEKPLLISLLGSTIFYIQELSKTSLEHISNITLYNRKDSMTLDYATIASLEILETIRNDNNKMTLFDTIDRTKTSMGARYLKRIIVEPLLNINDINKRLDNVEFFYKNQKFMYKIRDLLQDIGDIERLASKLALSRINPKELVSLKRFLVTSLEVITELAMNNFEDVNFEEVNDIKIITDLIERAILEEPKIVINEGDIIKDDYDETLKKYNEARREGRSWISELEHNYKLDTGINNLKIRYNNVIGYYIEVTKANASSVPSDFIKRQTLIGSERYTTSKLMEYETIINEANEKSYALEYDIFIDVRNKTNEYLNSILKMAKVISIIDVYSSLACLAKEDNYVKPIITDDGIIDIKEGRHPVVEVNLKTESFIPNDTYLDSKNEHMLIITGPNMSGKSTYLRQTALIVLLAQIGSFVPAESAKISIVDRIFTRVGASDNIARGESTFLVEMNETAYILNHCTNKSLVIMDEIGRGTSTYDGLSIAWAIVEYLVHEENKKAKTLFATHYHELTMLEDLEGVKNYKVLVEEYKDEIIFMKKVTEGAAQSSYGIYAAKIAGAPNKVIKRAGEILKKLETDASIQVENIELNTQKSKDILPFYDNTNNDNIEEKIKESEIEKEIKELNINNITPIDAMNLINKWKNMI, encoded by the coding sequence ATGCAGGAAACATTTTTTGGAAGCGAAAAAGAAGAAAATCAAAAACTCACACCTATGATGAGGCAGTATAAAGAAATTAAAGATAAATACAATGACAGTATACTTCTTTTTAGAATGGGAGACTTTTACGAGGTATTTTTTGATGATGCAAAAGTGGTGTCTGATATATTAGGACTTACTCTTACAAAAAGAGCTAATGTTCCTATGGCTGGAGTTCCTTATCATGCTATAGACAATTATTTATCAAAATTAGTTAAATCTGGAATGAAGATTGCTATATGCGATCAAATGGAAGACCCAAAAACAGCAAAAGGCATTGTAAAAAGGGAAGTTACTCAGGTTATAACACCTGGTACTATTTCAGAAAATAAATATTTAGAATCCAAAAGCAACAATTATCTAGCTTCTATAATAGTTTCAAAAAGCGAGAAAAATGCTGCTATATCTATATGCGATATTTCTACAGGAGAGCTTTATGCTTCAGAAATAAATTCTAACTTAGAAAATCAAAATGAAGCTGTAAAAGAAATTATTAATGAACTTACAGAAGAGATTATAAGATTTTCTCCTAAAGAAATTATGACTATAGAATCCGTTTCAGAAAGTATAATTATAAAAGAGATAAAAAATAAGTTTTCAAATATATTTTATAGTACAACAGCAAATTATACGGCTGAATACTCCTATGCATACAAAACATTAACTAATCATTTCAAAACAGTATCATTAAAAAGTTTTGGTATAGAAGAAAAACCTCTTTTAATATCGCTTTTAGGCTCAACAATATTTTATATTCAAGAGCTTTCAAAAACTTCACTTGAACATATATCCAATATTACACTATATAATAGAAAAGATTCAATGACTTTAGACTATGCCACAATAGCAAGTTTGGAAATATTAGAAACAATAAGAAATGATAATAATAAAATGACATTGTTCGACACTATAGACAGAACAAAAACTTCTATGGGAGCGAGATATTTAAAAAGAATAATAGTAGAGCCATTATTAAATATTAATGATATAAATAAAAGACTTGATAATGTGGAGTTTTTCTATAAAAATCAAAAGTTTATGTATAAAATAAGAGATTTACTTCAGGATATTGGAGATATAGAAAGGCTTGCATCAAAACTAGCACTTTCAAGGATTAACCCTAAAGAGCTTGTATCATTAAAAAGATTTTTAGTAACTTCACTTGAGGTTATAACCGAACTTGCTATGAACAATTTTGAGGATGTAAACTTTGAAGAGGTTAATGATATAAAAATAATTACTGATTTGATAGAACGTGCAATATTAGAAGAGCCTAAAATAGTTATAAATGAAGGCGATATTATAAAAGATGATTATGATGAAACATTAAAAAAATATAATGAAGCTAGAAGAGAGGGACGCTCTTGGATATCAGAACTTGAACATAATTATAAATTAGATACTGGAATTAATAATTTAAAAATACGCTACAATAATGTTATAGGTTATTATATAGAAGTAACCAAAGCAAATGCCTCATCAGTACCAAGCGATTTTATAAAAAGACAAACATTAATAGGAAGTGAAAGATACACCACAAGCAAATTAATGGAGTATGAAACTATTATCAATGAAGCTAATGAAAAAAGTTATGCTTTGGAGTATGATATATTTATAGATGTAAGAAATAAAACTAATGAATATTTAAACTCAATATTAAAAATGGCTAAAGTAATTTCTATAATAGATGTTTATTCTTCTCTTGCCTGCCTTGCTAAAGAGGATAATTATGTTAAGCCAATAATAACAGATGACGGAATAATAGATATAAAAGAAGGAAGACACCCAGTTGTAGAGGTCAATCTAAAAACAGAAAGTTTCATTCCAAATGACACATACTTGGACAGTAAAAATGAACATATGCTTATAATTACAGGACCTAATATGAGCGGTAAAAGTACATATTTAAGACAAACCGCTTTAATAGTGCTTCTTGCTCAGATTGGATCATTCGTACCTGCCGAAAGTGCTAAGATATCTATAGTTGATAGAATATTTACGCGTGTAGGAGCAAGCGACAATATTGCAAGAGGAGAGAGTACATTCTTAGTAGAGATGAATGAAACAGCATATATACTTAATCATTGTACAAACAAAAGCCTTGTGATAATGGACGAAATAGGAAGAGGAACTTCTACTTATGACGGGCTTTCTATTGCTTGGGCTATAGTAGAATATTTAGTTCATGAAGAAAATAAAAAAGCTAAAACATTATTTGCTACGCATTACCATGAACTTACTATGCTTGAAGATTTAGAAGGTGTAAAAAACTATAAAGTATTAGTTGAAGAATATAAAGATGAAATAATATTTATGAAAAAAGTTACAGAAGGTGCAGCACAGTCAAGCTACGGAATATATGCAGCAAAAATAGCTGGAGCTCCTAATAAAGTGATAAAAAGAGCGGGCGAAATACTAAAAAAACTTGAAACTGATGCTAGTATACAGGTTGAAAATATAGAATTAAATACTCAAAAATCAAAGGATATACTACCATTTTATGACAATACAAATAATGATAATATAGAAGAAAAAATAAAAGAAAGCGAAATAGAAAAAGAAATTAAAGAATTAAATATAAATAATATTACCCCTATTGATGCTATGAATTTAATTAACAAATGGAAGAACATGATATGA
- a CDS encoding cupin domain-containing protein translates to MTEQYYYKSTTEREFDCVKDDERLIETLSDKGYTVYAIAQKSNQLIPYHEHPSEEMVIVLSGKVRYIVEEEIVDLEEGDIIRVRPHSVHSMIGISENGISNLLLVFI, encoded by the coding sequence ATGACTGAACAATACTATTACAAATCAACAACTGAAAGAGAATTTGACTGTGTAAAAGATGATGAAAGATTGATAGAAACTTTATCTGATAAAGGGTATACTGTTTATGCCATTGCACAAAAGTCTAATCAATTAATACCATATCATGAACATCCTTCCGAAGAGATGGTAATAGTATTAAGCGGCAAAGTAAGATATATAGTAGAAGAAGAAATCGTAGATTTAGAAGAAGGCGACATTATAAGAGTAAGACCGCATTCTGTTCATTCTATGATAGGAATTTCTGAAAATGGTATATCAAATTTGCTTTTGGTATTCATATAA
- the dcd gene encoding dCTP deaminase: MILSGLEIEKNLGRDIIIEPFNRKQLNSNSYNVKLHNKLLVYKDKILDMKKANDVEEIIIPKSGYELKPNELYLGRTLEYTSTKNFVPMIEGRSSIGRLGIFIHITAGFGDVGFAGYWTLEIFCIKPIIIYPNVEIAQLYYHTIDGEYEEYTSSKYQNNTDVQPSMLYKDFK; the protein is encoded by the coding sequence ATGATTTTGTCTGGGCTTGAAATAGAAAAAAATCTTGGCAGAGATATAATAATAGAACCATTTAATAGAAAACAATTAAATTCAAATAGCTATAATGTGAAACTTCATAATAAACTTTTAGTATACAAAGATAAAATTCTGGATATGAAAAAAGCTAATGATGTAGAGGAGATAATAATACCAAAAAGCGGTTATGAATTAAAACCTAATGAATTATATTTAGGAAGAACTTTAGAGTATACAAGTACCAAAAATTTTGTTCCTATGATAGAGGGTAGATCATCTATAGGAAGACTTGGAATCTTTATTCATATTACTGCAGGATTCGGAGATGTAGGTTTTGCTGGATATTGGACTTTGGAAATTTTCTGCATAAAGCCTATTATAATATATCCTAATGTAGAAATAGCTCAGCTTTATTATCACACTATAGACGGAGAATATGAAGAGTATACGAGCAGTAAATATCAGAATAATACAGATGTTCAGCCTAGTATGCTTTATAAGGATTTTAAATAA